The Halobacillus ihumii genomic sequence GATTATGACACCTCATTTAAATCAAGCCATTACGATGCTTCAATATAACACGGTGGAAATGGAACAGTTCATTCAGGAAGAATCGCTGGAAAATCCGATGATCGAACTGGAAGAGCCCAAACGGGAAGTTTCTTTTTCAGAAGATATCCCCATGTCGGCTTACCGTGCAAAACCGGCATCCCATATGGAGGCAGATCAACTGGACACGTTAAGCAGGGAAGAAAAAACCTTAACGGACCATTTAAATGAACAGACATGCTTCCTCCATCTGCAGGAAAAAGAACGTATGATTATAAATTATCTGATTCTCAGCCTTGACGATAACGGTTATTTAACGGTCAGCCCTGCTGAGACGGCCCGTTTACTCCGGGTATCAAAAATGGACGTAGATCGCGGAATCAGCATGCTGCAGCAGCTTGAACCAGCCGGTGTCGGTGCAAGAAATCTGCAGGAATGCCTGCTCTTACAATTACGAGCCCATCGTCCGGATAACCAGGCAGCTGAAAGAGTCATCGCAGAATACCTTGACAGTTTAGCTCAACATAAGTGGAATGAGATCGCCAGCCGGCTTGCTATCTCATTGGAACAAGTAAAATCCATAGCCCAGCTCATTCAAAGTCTTGATCCAAAGCCTGGCGCTGCTTTGTCGCCAGCCTCAACCAAATATCTTGTACCCGATATTATCCTGGAAAATGAAGAGGGCAATTATAAAATCTCGCTAAATGATCGATTTCTCCCGACGATTCAAATGAATAAACAATACTCCGGTTACTTAGGGCAGAATAACGACGCGTCCGCTTATCTGTCGAAACATTACCAGCGATACGTATGGCTTTTAAAAAGCATTGAGCAGCGCCGCACTACCATTATCAACGTAACGAAAGTGATCATCGCGAAACAGATGGAGTTCCTGGGATCTGGAGATATAGGAATGCTTCAGCCTATGACGATGAAAGACGTGGCAGAAGAAGTCGATGTTCATGAATCAACCGTGAGTCGAGCCACAAAGAATAAAGTGATTCAAACACCCAGAGGAACCTATGAGCTTCGCCTGTTTTTCACTTCTAAACTGGGGGGAAACGAAGATGGTACTTCGTCGGCCAAGGTGAAAACTTTGCTAAAACAACTCATTTCTAGTGAAAATAAAAAAAGACCGCTTTCGGATCAAAAAATCTCTTATCACTTTAAACAACAAGAAGGGGTCAAGGTATCAAGAAGAACCATTGCTAAATATCGAGAAGAGTTAAGGATTTTGCCGTCATCAAAACGTAAAGAAATCTAGTGGAAATTGTCCTGATCGAAGTAATTTGGCCAGGACTTTTTCATTTAGGCCGTTACGGGAAGAGGACTCGGGGCGTTTCCGTTCTTCTCGCAAACACAAGAGCTCCGGAAAATTGCGAGACTCCTGCGGGATGAACATGACAGGTGAGACACCGGAGGACAGATTCCTAGGAGGCTCAGCGTTAAAAGGATGTTCGGCTAAACCGGATAGCGGAAGCTCGACTAAGAACGGCACGTCCTGTGCCAACGTCGAACTACCCCACATCCTGTGGGGCATTAGTGAATCAATCCTAACCGAATGGACTCAGCGATTCCCTGTCCACGATGTTTTACTTTCAATTTCTTCAAGGCTGAACCTACGTAATCCCTTACCGTTAAAGGACTAATTCCCAGCAGCTCTGCTATTTCTTTCATCGAATAACCGTAAGCGATTTGCTGCATTACCTCTGTCTCACGTTTACTGAGGGCGACTGCAGAAGGATGAGGCTCGTATAGGAGCTGCCCCAGACATTTGCCGTATTGCTCAAGGAGTGTCAATATATCCTTTTCCAGAGGATCAGGTCCTGTGTATCTGTCTAGAAAAATCGTACCGACGACGGTAGAACAATGCATAACGGGAACGATAATTAACGACGACAGGTTGAAACGATTTACATACTTGTCCGGAAAACCCGCATGGCTGACGAGTGCAGCTCTTTTAGTGTGAACGACCGAATGTACAGCTGGAATCTTGCGGACATCTTCCCGAATATCACCTGGGGTATAGGTGCCGGAATCATCCATTCTGATCATGCTTTCACCTATGAAGGTCAGCGGTGAGTAAGCAAACAAAGATACACGTAAAAAAGGAAACAACTCAATAAAACCTCGAACAGCTGTCTGCATCTTTTGATCGTGTGATTCTCGAGGATTGATTTCCTTGATATAGTTGGCAATCATTTCAGCGTTCATCCATTCTCCCCCTACATTTTCAGGAATGTAAACGAGCTGAGGCTTGTATTATGATAATTGTAAGTGCTTACATTTTACCAGTAATGTTCAGTAAATTCAAAATTATGTAAAGGGGCTGGATGATGAGAAAACAAATGCTGACGACAAGTCCGCGCGGGATTCAGGAGGACTCCTTTCCGTTTCGGTTGTATCAAAAGGCAAAGCGATTAGGAGTGTGGGACCCTCGCGATATCGATTTTAGCCAGGATAAAGAAGATTGGCAGACATTAACCAAACCGCAGCAACAATCTGTACTAAGATTGATCTCTCAATTCCAGTCGGGTGAGGAAGCTGTTACTTTGGATCTGCTGCCCGAGATGATGCTGATCGCTAAACAAGGCCGCATTGAAGAGGAAATGTACTTAACCACTTTCTTATTTGAGGAGGCCAAGCATACCGAGTTTTTCCGGATCGTATTGAACGTAATCGATGAACGAGACGACCTTTCTCATTTTCACACGGACACATATAAACAGATTTTTTATGAGATTTTACCCGAAGCTATGAATCGGCTTCGTACGGATGAATCACCTGAAGCACTTGCTGAGGCTGCTGTTGTGTTTGTGTACAACATGTTTGTCGAAGGGGTGTTGGCAGAGACAGGATATTGGTCTTTCTATCGAATGCTTGATTCATTCGGGAAAATGCCTGGACTTATGAAAGGGATCGAATATTTAAAGCGAGATGAATCGAGACATATTGCTTATGGAACCTTTTTGCTGCAGCGACTTGTATGTGAACACCCACACTTATTTGATCATATCACACAGAAATTGAATGAACTTGCTCCGTTGTCCTTGCAATTAAATCAGGAAGGAGCGGAACAATCCGCCTATGACACGCCGCTTGAGGAAACCGTTCAGTTTTCCCAGAATCAGTTATCCCTTCGTCTTGAAAAAATAGCCCGTGCAAGAGGAAAAACCATTGAGGAGCTATATAAGACGAAGGAAAATGTGTAAAGGGTTAATCAAATAAACTAAAGCAGGTGATGAAATGGTAACATCAAACTTCGAATTTTCTGTCCGAACCGTTGTACACAATGGTCCGGGTTCCCGGTCAAAACTTCCTGACTTGATCAAAGGTTTAGGTGGGAAAAAAGTTATTCTATTTACCGACCAAGGCTTAACCAAGGCGGGAGTAACAGAAAAAGTTACAAAGTTGATTGAACAAGAGTCTGGAAATATTGAACTCGCAGGAGTTTTTGATGAAATTGTTCAGGATGCTAAAACAACTGTGATTAATAAAGGCGTACAGTTTTTCAAAGAAAACGATGGTGATGTTTTAGTAGCACTTGGAGGAGGGAGTGTGCTGGACACCGTCAAAGCAGTAAAATTCATGCTTC encodes the following:
- the rpoN gene encoding RNA polymerase factor sigma-54 → MKLELLQKQKMIMTPHLNQAITMLQYNTVEMEQFIQEESLENPMIELEEPKREVSFSEDIPMSAYRAKPASHMEADQLDTLSREEKTLTDHLNEQTCFLHLQEKERMIINYLILSLDDNGYLTVSPAETARLLRVSKMDVDRGISMLQQLEPAGVGARNLQECLLLQLRAHRPDNQAAERVIAEYLDSLAQHKWNEIASRLAISLEQVKSIAQLIQSLDPKPGAALSPASTKYLVPDIILENEEGNYKISLNDRFLPTIQMNKQYSGYLGQNNDASAYLSKHYQRYVWLLKSIEQRRTTIINVTKVIIAKQMEFLGSGDIGMLQPMTMKDVAEEVDVHESTVSRATKNKVIQTPRGTYELRLFFTSKLGGNEDGTSSAKVKTLLKQLISSENKKRPLSDQKISYHFKQQEGVKVSRRTIAKYREELRILPSSKRKEI
- a CDS encoding helix-turn-helix domain-containing protein, giving the protein MNAEMIANYIKEINPRESHDQKMQTAVRGFIELFPFLRVSLFAYSPLTFIGESMIRMDDSGTYTPGDIREDVRKIPAVHSVVHTKRAALVSHAGFPDKYVNRFNLSSLIIVPVMHCSTVVGTIFLDRYTGPDPLEKDILTLLEQYGKCLGQLLYEPHPSAVALSKRETEVMQQIAYGYSMKEIAELLGISPLTVRDYVGSALKKLKVKHRGQGIAESIRLGLIH
- a CDS encoding R2-like ligand-binding oxidase, giving the protein MRKQMLTTSPRGIQEDSFPFRLYQKAKRLGVWDPRDIDFSQDKEDWQTLTKPQQQSVLRLISQFQSGEEAVTLDLLPEMMLIAKQGRIEEEMYLTTFLFEEAKHTEFFRIVLNVIDERDDLSHFHTDTYKQIFYEILPEAMNRLRTDESPEALAEAAVVFVYNMFVEGVLAETGYWSFYRMLDSFGKMPGLMKGIEYLKRDESRHIAYGTFLLQRLVCEHPHLFDHITQKLNELAPLSLQLNQEGAEQSAYDTPLEETVQFSQNQLSLRLEKIARARGKTIEELYKTKENV